A DNA window from Janibacter sp. A1S7 contains the following coding sequences:
- a CDS encoding 4a-hydroxytetrahydrobiopterin dehydratase — MDMLKSDEIAQARLAEWRKLAQGLHARYLVADFGTGARFIAAVGEEGDAIGHYPRVSLGHGYVDLKLVTADAIYRDDEGNEHVVEWVTQQDVDLARRISDIAANHNLDADPASVSVVELGLDSTQSATIAPVWAALLTGNADSQGHGSPSDEIRDATGRVPNLWFGDDDEGGAPGQRFHVEVYVAPEVAEQRIAAAVAAGGIVVDDSDAPSLTVLADQEGNKGILCVAQPPAKTG, encoded by the coding sequence ATGGACATGCTGAAGAGTGACGAGATCGCCCAAGCCCGCCTGGCCGAGTGGCGCAAGCTGGCCCAGGGACTGCATGCCCGCTACCTGGTCGCCGATTTCGGCACCGGCGCGCGGTTCATCGCCGCGGTGGGCGAGGAGGGCGATGCGATCGGCCACTACCCCCGGGTGTCGCTGGGCCATGGGTACGTCGACCTCAAGCTGGTCACCGCGGATGCGATCTATCGCGACGACGAGGGCAACGAGCATGTCGTCGAATGGGTGACCCAGCAGGACGTCGACCTCGCTCGGCGAATCAGCGACATCGCCGCCAATCACAATCTCGATGCCGACCCGGCCTCGGTGAGCGTCGTCGAGCTCGGCCTCGACAGCACGCAATCCGCGACCATCGCACCGGTGTGGGCTGCCCTGCTGACAGGGAACGCCGACTCCCAGGGTCACGGGTCCCCGAGCGACGAGATCCGGGACGCCACGGGACGTGTGCCGAACCTGTGGTTCGGGGACGACGACGAGGGTGGGGCCCCGGGTCAGCGGTTCCACGTCGAGGTCTATGTGGCGCCCGAGGTGGCCGAGCAACGAATTGCCGCAGCCGTCGCCGCAGGTGGGATCGTCGTCGATGACAGCGACGCACCGTCGCTCACCGTCCTCGCTGACCAAGAGGGCAACAAGGGGATATTGTGCGTCGCCCAGCCCCCTGCGAAGACGGGCTGA
- a CDS encoding VOC family protein, with the protein MRLHHVQVACPPGTEGTARRFYAEGLGLSEVEKPEDLKPKGGVWFRAYDEGGSVSAEIHVGVEDPFYPALKAHPALQFASVTELEAVAERLVDLGFGVDWSQRHNFPGNERCHTADGQGNRVELLAPVASG; encoded by the coding sequence ATGAGACTGCACCACGTACAGGTTGCGTGCCCTCCGGGGACGGAGGGCACGGCGCGGCGGTTCTACGCAGAGGGCCTTGGGCTGAGCGAGGTGGAGAAGCCAGAAGACCTGAAGCCGAAAGGTGGAGTGTGGTTTCGGGCATACGACGAAGGCGGGAGCGTGAGCGCTGAAATCCATGTCGGGGTAGAGGATCCGTTCTATCCCGCACTCAAAGCGCACCCCGCTCTGCAGTTCGCCAGTGTGACTGAACTCGAGGCCGTCGCCGAACGACTGGTCGACTTAGGGTTCGGCGTCGACTGGAGTCAACGGCACAACTTCCCCGGAAACGAGCGCTGCCATACGGCCGATGGACAGGGGAACCGTGTCGAGCTCCTCGCGCCGGTTGCGTCTGGGTGA